The following proteins are encoded in a genomic region of Candidatus Schekmanbacteria bacterium:
- the rnz gene encoding ribonuclease Z has product MVKVKVIFLGTSGGIPTLYRNLPSVALINEGNVILFDCGEFTQIQLIKSSIKLGRIDKIFISHLHGDHVTGLPGLLMLLNHASREKPLHIYGPAGLKNYIFSTKKILNFYLGYHIYVNEICAGETINGDGYKIITFPLEHTTFTLGFSYIEDEKPGKLDIDKTRALGVPEGPLLKRLKNGEDIKLEDGRTVFSADVVGPPVEGRKIVYAVDTRPTDSVVENSIGADLLIHDGMFLKDIEDEAAKRGHCTAESAANIAKKAEVKRLILTHISPRYVSGKPLAEEAKAVFENTFVAYDLLEVEIERKKAQLPGK; this is encoded by the coding sequence ATTGTCAAAGTGAAAGTAATCTTTTTAGGAACGAGTGGCGGAATACCGACACTTTACAGGAATCTTCCTTCAGTAGCACTTATCAATGAAGGCAATGTCATTCTCTTTGACTGCGGTGAATTCACGCAAATTCAACTGATAAAATCATCTATAAAACTGGGAAGAATTGATAAAATATTCATCTCCCATCTACACGGTGACCATGTCACAGGATTGCCGGGGCTGTTGATGCTCTTAAATCATGCATCGAGGGAGAAACCTCTTCATATTTATGGTCCGGCAGGGCTTAAAAACTACATCTTTTCAACAAAAAAGATACTCAACTTTTATTTAGGATACCATATCTATGTAAACGAAATATGTGCCGGAGAAACAATAAACGGCGATGGATATAAAATCATTACCTTTCCTCTGGAGCATACAACGTTTACTCTTGGCTTCAGCTATATTGAAGATGAAAAACCGGGAAAGCTCGACATCGATAAAACAAGAGCTTTGGGTGTGCCGGAAGGTCCATTACTGAAACGATTGAAAAATGGCGAAGACATTAAGCTTGAAGATGGGAGAACGGTATTTTCAGCCGATGTGGTCGGCCCACCTGTTGAAGGACGAAAAATCGTTTATGCTGTGGATACAAGACCAACTGATAGTGTAGTGGAAAACTCAATTGGCGCCGATTTATTGATACATGATGGAATGTTTTTAAAAGATATTGAAGATGAAGCCGCTAAACGGGGGCATTGTACAGCAGAATCAGCCGCTAATATTGCAAAAAAAGCAGAAGTGAAAAGATTGATACTGACTCATATCAGTCCCCGCTATGTATCTGGCAAACCATTGGCTGAAGAGGCAAAGGCAGTTTTTGAAAACACCTTTGTTGCCTATGACTTGTTGGAAGTTGAAATAGAAAGAAAAAAAGCTCAGCTTCCGGGCAAATAA
- a CDS encoding DUF2007 domain-containing protein has translation MKKVYSSPNFSLAALFKGILEENGIACIMKNEHIANLGGEVPTNECWPEVWVLNDEDFDKAVEIISKQKQDRFLPSWNCPKCGENIEGQFTECWNCGYERKL, from the coding sequence GTGAAGAAAGTTTATTCATCTCCGAATTTTTCTCTTGCAGCTCTTTTCAAGGGTATATTGGAAGAGAATGGAATAGCATGCATTATGAAAAATGAGCATATTGCAAATCTCGGGGGTGAAGTGCCTACAAATGAATGTTGGCCTGAAGTATGGGTTTTGAATGACGAAGATTTTGATAAAGCTGTTGAAATTATAAGTAAGCAGAAACAAGACAGATTTCTGCCATCGTGGAATTGCCCAAAATGCGGCGAGAACATCGAGGGTCAATTCACCGAATGCTGGAATTGTGGGTACGAACGAAAATTATGA
- a CDS encoding lactoylglutathione lyase: MRFVHTMIRVRDIERSLEFYCGFIGLHEVKRKTIGDEATLVFLSDDEEKHFIELTYNHDGRDYELGDQFGHLAFSVSNLDEVEEKIKKLGWEYWPARPEVGSKYLFVCDPDGYDIEIIEEKQKKEE; this comes from the coding sequence ATGCGTTTTGTTCATACAATGATTAGGGTTAGAGATATCGAAAGAAGTCTCGAGTTTTACTGTGGTTTTATAGGACTTCATGAAGTAAAGCGTAAAACCATAGGTGATGAGGCAACTCTTGTTTTCCTCTCAGACGATGAGGAAAAACACTTTATCGAATTGACTTACAATCATGATGGCAGAGACTATGAACTGGGAGATCAATTTGGACATCTGGCTTTTTCTGTCTCTAATCTCGATGAAGTAGAGGAAAAAATTAAAAAGCTTGGATGGGAATATTGGCCAGCACGGCCTGAAGTTGGATCGAAGTATCTTTTTGTATGTGATCCTGATGGGTATGATATTGAAATCATAGAGGAAAAACAAAAGAAAGAGGAGTAA